Proteins encoded together in one Luteibaculum oceani window:
- a CDS encoding NAD(P)-dependent oxidoreductase, with the protein MKLGVIREGKTPPDRRVPLSPRQCWQIQEIWPKVEIVVQSSPIRAFSDDEYTSAGVRVVDDCSDCDVLLGVKEVPVNQLIPNKTYFFFSHTFKKQEYNKGLLKALLDKKIRLIDYEVVTAEGGRRLLGFGRYAGIVGAYNAFYAWGVRTGNYELKRAHECADRKELERELKNVKLDAKFKMVLTGAGRVAKGAIEILEEIGIRQVEPDAIINETFDHPVFAQLLVTDYNRREDGNDFTAEDFYRYPVGYQSNFMRFAKVSDMYIACHYWDNRSPFIFSREDAKSADFNVKVVADISCDIDCAVASTLRPSTISDPLYGYDPRTESEVDFNDQNAIGVMAVDNLPCELPRDASEDFGAELMNNVLPHLFEGDNEGIIERATQTTLDGNLTPQFAYLEDWVNS; encoded by the coding sequence ATGAAATTAGGTGTGATTAGAGAGGGGAAAACACCCCCAGATAGAAGGGTGCCACTTTCTCCTAGACAATGTTGGCAAATTCAGGAAATTTGGCCTAAGGTCGAGATCGTTGTTCAAAGCAGCCCAATTAGAGCCTTTTCTGATGATGAATACACAAGCGCAGGGGTTAGGGTTGTAGATGATTGTAGCGACTGCGATGTATTACTAGGGGTTAAGGAAGTGCCTGTAAATCAGTTAATCCCTAATAAAACCTACTTCTTTTTTTCACACACCTTTAAAAAGCAAGAGTATAATAAAGGATTGCTTAAGGCTCTGCTCGATAAGAAAATTCGCCTGATAGATTATGAAGTTGTCACAGCAGAAGGCGGTAGAAGATTACTCGGGTTTGGTCGTTACGCAGGAATTGTAGGGGCTTATAATGCTTTTTACGCCTGGGGTGTAAGAACTGGGAATTACGAGCTAAAAAGAGCCCATGAATGTGCAGACCGGAAAGAATTGGAGCGCGAGCTTAAAAATGTGAAGCTTGATGCAAAATTTAAAATGGTTTTAACCGGTGCTGGTAGGGTAGCGAAAGGAGCAATTGAGATACTTGAAGAAATTGGTATCAGGCAAGTAGAACCAGATGCTATTATAAATGAAACTTTCGATCACCCTGTATTTGCTCAGCTTCTTGTAACAGATTACAATAGAAGAGAGGACGGAAATGATTTCACTGCGGAGGATTTTTACAGGTATCCGGTTGGCTATCAGAGTAATTTCATGCGATTTGCTAAGGTGTCTGACATGTATATTGCTTGTCATTATTGGGATAATAGAAGTCCATTTATATTCTCCAGGGAGGATGCCAAATCCGCAGATTTTAATGTGAAAGTTGTTGCGGATATATCTTGTGACATTGACTGTGCTGTGGCGTCAACATTACGGCCTTCAACTATCTCAGACCCTCTTTATGGATATGATCCAAGGACAGAATCTGAAGTTGATTTTAATGATCAGAATGCCATCGGTGTGATGGCCGTTGATAATTTACCGTGTGAATTACCAAGGGATGCCAGTGAAGACTTTGGAGCGGAGTTGATGAACAATGTGCTACCTCATCTTTTTGAAGGAGATAATGAGGGAATAATTGAACGTGCTACTCAAACCACACTGGATGGTAATCTAACACCTCAATTTGCGTACCTAGAAGATTGGGTTAATTCCTAA
- the rpe gene encoding ribulose-phosphate 3-epimerase yields MPIIAPSLLAADFANLSNAIDIVENSQADWYHLDVMDGVFVPNISFGLPVISSLQKHKKKVFDVHLMIVQPERYIKDFKNVGTDILTVHYEASTHLHRTIGAIKEEGMKAGVALNPHTPVSLLKDTLADIDLVCLMSVNPGFGGQKFIEHTYNKISELKRMAQEVNPNLFIEIDGGVGLGNAKQLVDAGANVLVAGSSVFGAQDPIATVAALKNV; encoded by the coding sequence ATGCCAATTATTGCTCCATCATTACTCGCTGCTGATTTTGCCAACCTATCAAACGCAATTGATATCGTTGAAAATTCTCAAGCAGACTGGTATCATCTGGATGTAATGGATGGCGTGTTTGTCCCCAATATCTCCTTTGGGTTGCCGGTAATTTCATCTCTACAAAAGCACAAGAAAAAAGTTTTCGATGTACACCTTATGATCGTTCAGCCCGAACGTTATATCAAGGATTTTAAAAACGTAGGTACAGATATTCTAACTGTTCATTATGAGGCTTCCACCCACCTGCATAGAACAATTGGAGCTATAAAGGAGGAAGGAATGAAAGCGGGAGTGGCATTAAATCCTCACACACCTGTAAGCCTGCTTAAGGATACGCTAGCAGATATTGATTTAGTTTGTTTAATGAGTGTGAACCCTGGTTTTGGCGGACAGAAATTTATTGAACACACCTACAATAAGATCTCCGAACTAAAACGAATGGCACAGGAGGTAAACCCCAATCTATTTATAGAAATTGATGGCGGTGTCGGTTTAGGAAATGCGAAACAATTAGTAGACGCTGGAGCCAATGTGCTGGTGGCAGGAAGCTCAGTTTTTGGAGCTCAGGACCCTATAGCAACAGTGGCTGCTCTTAAAAACGTTTAG
- a CDS encoding fructosamine kinase family protein translates to MQELLQQILKNNGLGSVENIQFVGGGSINNAFKVSTNRGNYFIKLNENTPGDFFAKEADGLQALSQVVRVPQVIAVGKAYLILEYLNIQALNKSSQKKAGEQLAILHSIQSNFFGWEHHNYMGSVQQLNDRVESGAKFLQEYRLKPLFEKCKNQGLISQNDLKLAERLIGKLEGILPSESPTLIHGDLWSGNIGCHNEEVYFYDPAVQYGYREMDLAMTQLFGGFDQEFYDAYLYNQPLDANWQERVPLFQLYPLLIHLLLFGSGYYRKVMRVISAYV, encoded by the coding sequence ATGCAGGAGCTTTTACAACAAATTTTAAAGAATAACGGTCTGGGATCAGTAGAAAACATCCAATTTGTTGGTGGTGGTTCCATAAATAATGCCTTTAAAGTTTCCACAAACAGGGGGAATTATTTTATCAAACTAAACGAAAATACCCCTGGAGACTTTTTTGCAAAAGAAGCCGATGGGTTACAAGCTTTATCTCAGGTCGTGAGGGTTCCACAAGTAATTGCGGTTGGGAAAGCTTATTTGATTTTGGAATACCTCAATATCCAAGCTCTGAATAAAAGCTCTCAAAAAAAAGCTGGCGAGCAATTGGCCATTCTCCATAGTATTCAATCAAATTTTTTTGGGTGGGAGCACCATAACTACATGGGCAGTGTGCAGCAGCTTAATGACCGAGTTGAAAGCGGTGCCAAATTTCTTCAAGAATATAGGTTGAAACCGCTTTTCGAAAAATGCAAAAATCAAGGCTTGATTTCCCAAAATGATTTAAAGTTGGCAGAACGGTTAATTGGGAAACTGGAGGGGATACTACCTTCAGAATCACCTACTTTAATTCATGGTGATCTGTGGTCTGGAAATATTGGTTGCCATAATGAGGAAGTATATTTTTATGATCCTGCGGTACAGTATGGCTATAGAGAAATGGATTTGGCGATGACTCAACTCTTTGGAGGATTTGACCAGGAATTTTATGATGCATACCTGTATAACCAGCCTTTAGATGCAAATTGGCAGGAACGGGTACCTCTGTTTCAGCTATATCCTTTACTTATCCATTTATTACTTTTTGGTTCGGGATATTATCGTAAAGTTATGCGAGTAATAAGCGCATATGTTTAA